One stretch of Pseudomonas sp. NC02 DNA includes these proteins:
- a CDS encoding PleD family two-component system response regulator, whose protein sequence is MTEPEDPSRERLKHHFAQRVIHQARQILEIWQRLQRSEWSTTDLSELSEANLRLLRFAERFEQPEHGQLAHQIGASLKAVDDNRGRLSSHLITELNRLMQRLSRTGLRQGDQLEQTLLPPMRKPIYVMLADHDRADRLAKQLEFFGLSAQSLDSVAAFRSSMAERLPAAIVMDVDFCGAGLGLKLAAEAQEGLEQKLPLLFFSLHETDTPTRLAAVRAGGQEFLTGTLEASSLLEKIEVLTCVAQYEPYKVLIIDDSRAQAMHTERLLNSAGIVTRTLIEPIQAMAELADFQPDLIILDMYMPACTGTELAKVIRHNDRYVSVPIIYLSAEDDLDKQLDAMSEGGDDFLTKPIKPRHLITTVRNRAARARNLKARMVRDSLTGLYNHTHILQLLEDCSFRARRESKPLSFAMLDIDHFKRVNDSHGHPMGDRVIKSLALFLKQRLRKTDYIGRYGGEEFAIVMPDTDLDRACQVLDEIRGRFAEIHYPAQPQDLWCTFSAGVVELCDGSDSLMMAAQADEALYRAKDAGRNRVMSARAPKQSATFSPESTESVITL, encoded by the coding sequence ATGACCGAGCCAGAAGACCCCAGCCGTGAGCGTCTCAAGCACCATTTTGCCCAGCGGGTAATTCATCAGGCACGTCAAATTCTTGAGATCTGGCAGCGCCTGCAACGCAGCGAATGGTCGACCACTGACTTGTCCGAGCTCAGTGAGGCCAACCTGCGCCTGCTGCGTTTTGCCGAGCGCTTCGAGCAGCCGGAACACGGCCAGCTGGCGCACCAGATCGGCGCTTCACTCAAGGCGGTGGACGACAACCGCGGCCGCCTGAGCAGCCACCTGATCACCGAACTCAACCGTTTGATGCAGCGCCTGTCGCGCACCGGGCTGCGCCAGGGCGACCAGCTGGAACAAACCCTGCTGCCGCCGATGCGCAAGCCGATCTACGTGATGCTGGCCGATCACGACCGCGCCGACCGCCTGGCCAAGCAGCTGGAATTTTTCGGCTTGAGCGCCCAGTCCCTCGACAGCGTGGCGGCGTTTCGCTCATCCATGGCCGAGCGCTTGCCGGCGGCCATTGTGATGGATGTGGATTTTTGCGGCGCCGGCCTCGGCCTGAAGCTCGCCGCCGAAGCTCAGGAAGGCCTGGAGCAAAAGCTGCCACTGCTGTTTTTCAGCCTGCACGAAACCGACACCCCCACCCGCCTGGCCGCCGTGCGCGCCGGCGGCCAGGAGTTCCTCACCGGCACCCTGGAGGCGTCGAGCCTGCTGGAAAAAATCGAAGTGCTGACCTGCGTCGCCCAGTACGAACCTTATAAAGTGCTGATCATCGACGACTCGCGGGCCCAGGCGATGCACACCGAGCGCCTGCTCAACAGCGCCGGCATCGTCACCCGCACATTGATCGAACCGATCCAGGCCATGGCCGAGCTGGCGGACTTCCAGCCCGACCTGATCATCCTCGACATGTATATGCCGGCCTGCACCGGTACCGAGCTGGCCAAGGTGATCCGTCACAATGACCGCTACGTCAGCGTGCCGATCATCTATCTCTCGGCCGAAGACGACCTGGACAAGCAACTGGACGCCATGAGCGAAGGCGGCGACGACTTCCTCACCAAGCCGATCAAGCCCCGGCACCTGATCACCACCGTACGCAACCGCGCCGCGCGGGCACGCAACCTCAAGGCGCGGATGGTACGCGACAGCCTCACCGGGCTGTACAACCACACCCACATCCTGCAACTGCTCGAAGACTGCAGCTTCCGCGCGCGCCGCGAGAGCAAGCCGCTGAGTTTTGCGATGCTCGACATCGACCACTTCAAGCGGGTCAACGACAGCCACGGCCACCCCATGGGCGACCGGGTGATCAAGAGCCTCGCGCTGTTTCTCAAGCAGCGCCTGCGCAAGACCGACTATATAGGCCGTTACGGCGGCGAAGAATTTGCCATCGTGATGCCCGACACCGACCTCGACAGGGCTTGCCAAGTACTTGACGAGATTCGCGGGCGCTTCGCCGAGATTCACTATCCCGCCCAGCCCCAGGATTTGTGGTGCACGTTCAGTGCCGGCGTGGTGGAGCTCTGCGACGGCTCCGACAGCCTGATGATGGCGGCCCAGGCCGACGAGGCGCTGTACCGCGCCAAGGATGCCGGGCGTAACCGGGTGATGTCGGCGCGCGCACCAAAGCAAAGTGCCACCTTTTCACCGGAATCCACCGAATCCGTCATAACTCTGTAA
- a CDS encoding DUF2333 family protein, which yields MLDWKNRAGSAKGPAPETKSAPRSYFRNLLMSRALLSLVALYLLVTGALGWYWSEEPALFPVQQNAQIAAEKDGKQMVVGFTTVETLKTVVGTLLNKPGGYISNDRFPPGLWMDNMPSWEYGVLVQVRDLTRALRKDFARSQSQSAEDADLAKAEPRFNFDNKSWVLPSSESEYQEGINSLSRYEARLSDPNQKGALFYARADNLNNWLGDVATRLGSLSQRLSASVGRVKLNTALKTEALAPGEVPQVDEEVVETPWMQIDNVFYEARGQAWALSHLLRAIEVDFADVLAKKNATVSVRQIIRELEASQEPVWSPMILNGSGFGILANHSLVMANYISRANAAVIDLRQLLNQG from the coding sequence ATGCTGGACTGGAAAAACCGCGCAGGCAGTGCAAAGGGCCCGGCCCCTGAAACCAAGTCGGCCCCCCGCAGCTATTTCCGTAACCTGCTGATGAGCCGCGCGTTGCTCTCGCTGGTTGCGTTGTACCTGTTGGTCACCGGTGCCCTGGGTTGGTACTGGAGCGAAGAGCCTGCGTTGTTCCCGGTCCAGCAGAATGCGCAAATTGCCGCCGAGAAGGATGGCAAGCAGATGGTGGTGGGCTTTACCACCGTCGAAACCCTCAAGACGGTGGTGGGCACCCTGCTGAACAAGCCGGGTGGCTACATTTCCAACGACCGTTTCCCGCCGGGCCTGTGGATGGACAACATGCCGAGCTGGGAGTACGGCGTACTGGTGCAGGTGCGTGACCTGACCCGTGCCCTGCGCAAGGACTTCGCCCGCTCCCAGTCGCAGTCGGCGGAAGACGCAGACCTGGCCAAGGCCGAACCGCGCTTCAACTTCGACAACAAGAGCTGGGTGCTGCCGTCCAGCGAGTCGGAATACCAGGAAGGCATCAATTCCCTGAGCCGCTACGAAGCGCGCTTGTCCGACCCGAATCAAAAAGGCGCTCTGTTCTATGCACGTGCCGACAACCTCAACAACTGGCTGGGTGATGTGGCGACCCGCCTGGGCTCGCTGTCGCAACGGCTGTCGGCCAGTGTGGGCCGGGTCAAGCTCAACACCGCGCTGAAAACCGAAGCGCTGGCGCCGGGTGAAGTGCCGCAGGTCGACGAAGAAGTGGTGGAAACCCCATGGATGCAGATCGACAACGTGTTCTACGAAGCCCGCGGCCAGGCCTGGGCCCTGTCGCACCTGCTGCGCGCCATTGAAGTCGACTTCGCCGATGTGCTGGCCAAGAAGAACGCCACCGTCAGCGTGCGCCAGATCATTCGTGAGCTGGAAGCTTCGCAAGAGCCGGTATGGAGCCCGATGATTCTCAACGGCAGTGGCTTTGGCATCCTGGCCAACCATTCGCTGGTCATGGCCAACTATATTTCCCGGGCCAACGCTGCAGTGATCGACCTGCGTCAGCTCCTGAACCAGGGTTGA
- a CDS encoding NUDIX hydrolase, protein MDASTREAAHRAASDAELIAWVDEQDNLLGSLVRSDLRRRGLIGRCTFIFLFNSAGELCVHRRTLSKAMYPGFWDTAAGGMVAAHESYAESAARELEEELGVSGVELTAHDHFYFEDGDSRLWCTSFSAVWDGPLRIQPEEVMEARFLPLATVLQEAEQKPYCPDAQEGLRRYLALRR, encoded by the coding sequence ATGGACGCTTCCACCAGGGAGGCAGCGCACCGCGCCGCCTCCGACGCCGAACTGATTGCCTGGGTCGACGAGCAGGACAACCTGCTCGGCAGCCTCGTACGTTCCGATCTGCGCCGGCGCGGGCTGATCGGGCGCTGCACCTTTATCTTCCTGTTCAACTCGGCCGGTGAGCTGTGTGTGCACCGGCGCACCCTGAGCAAAGCCATGTACCCGGGTTTCTGGGACACGGCGGCGGGCGGAATGGTGGCGGCCCACGAGTCCTATGCCGAGTCGGCGGCCCGTGAGCTGGAAGAGGAGCTGGGTGTCAGCGGCGTCGAACTGACCGCCCACGATCACTTCTACTTCGAAGACGGCGACAGCCGGCTCTGGTGCACCTCGTTCTCGGCCGTGTGGGACGGGCCGCTGCGAATCCAGCCGGAAGAAGTCATGGAAGCGCGCTTTCTGCCCCTGGCCACGGTGCTTCAGGAGGCCGAGCAAAAGCCCTATTGCCCGGATGCCCAGGAAGGGTTGCGTCGTTATTTGGCCCTGCGTCGCTAA
- a CDS encoding translation initiation factor Sui1, with product MAKKAASFAALGGLVFSTDAGRHCPDCRQPVDACTCKTTLIPEGDGIARVRRESKGRGGKTVTTITGVPLAEEALKELATTLKKRCGTGGALKDGVIEIQGDHVELLLAELIKLGYKAKKSGG from the coding sequence GTGGCCAAAAAAGCCGCATCCTTCGCCGCCCTTGGTGGCCTGGTATTTTCCACCGACGCAGGTCGACACTGCCCGGACTGTCGCCAGCCCGTGGACGCTTGTACCTGCAAAACAACCCTGATTCCCGAAGGCGATGGTATTGCCCGCGTTCGTCGCGAGAGCAAGGGCCGTGGCGGCAAGACAGTGACCACCATCACTGGCGTGCCCCTGGCCGAAGAAGCCTTGAAGGAACTGGCCACCACGCTGAAAAAGCGCTGTGGCACCGGTGGCGCCCTGAAAGACGGCGTGATCGAGATCCAGGGCGACCACGTCGAGTTGCTGTTGGCCGAGCTGATCAAGCTGGGTTACAAGGCGAAGAAATCCGGCGGCTAG
- the speA gene encoding arginine decarboxylase — protein sequence MSVRRTRKDDGSQWTVADSRSVYGIRHWGAGYFAINDAGRVEVRPNGPNSTPVDLYEQVDELRKSGLSLPLLVRFPDILQDRVRQLTGAFDSNIERLEYQSKYTALYPIKVNQQEAVIENIIATQDVSIGLEAGSKPELLAVLALAPKGGTIVCNGYKDREFIRLALMGQKLGHNVFIVIEKESEVGLVIEEAANLKVKPQVGLRVRLSSLASSKWADTGGEKSKFGLSAAQLLSVVERFRAAGLDQGIRLLHFHMGSQIANLADYQHGFKEAIRYYGELRNLGLPVDHIDVGGGLGVDYDGTHSRNASSINYDMDDYAGVVVGMLKEFCDAQSLPHPNIFSESGRSLTAHHAMLVVQVTDVEKHNDDVPLIENKESLPETVQWLVDLLGPTDIEMVTETYWRATHYMSDVATQYADGKITLAEKALAEQCYFAVCRRLHDSLKARQRSHRQVLDELNDKLADKYICNFSVFQSLPDTWAIGQVLPILPLHRLDEEPLRRAVLQDLTCDSDGKIKQYVDEQSIETSLPVHAVKEGEDYLLGIFLVGAYQEILGDMHNLFGDTDSVNIYQRDDGSVYSAGIETHDTIEDMLRYVHLSPEELMTHYRDKCASAKITAAERTQFLDALRLGLTRSSYLSS from the coding sequence ATGTCCGTACGACGCACACGCAAAGACGATGGCAGCCAATGGACAGTTGCGGACAGCCGCAGTGTTTACGGGATTCGCCATTGGGGGGCCGGGTATTTCGCGATCAATGATGCCGGTCGCGTTGAAGTCCGTCCGAACGGCCCGAACAGCACGCCTGTGGACCTGTACGAGCAAGTCGACGAGCTGCGCAAAAGCGGCCTGTCCCTGCCGTTGCTGGTGCGCTTCCCCGACATCCTGCAAGACCGCGTGCGCCAGCTGACCGGCGCGTTCGACTCCAATATCGAGCGCCTGGAATACCAGAGCAAATACACCGCGCTGTACCCGATCAAGGTGAACCAGCAGGAAGCGGTGATCGAGAACATCATCGCCACCCAGGACGTGTCCATTGGCCTGGAAGCCGGCTCCAAGCCCGAGCTGCTGGCCGTGCTGGCCCTGGCGCCGAAAGGCGGCACCATCGTCTGCAACGGTTACAAGGACCGTGAGTTCATCCGCCTCGCGCTGATGGGCCAGAAGCTGGGCCACAACGTGTTCATCGTGATCGAGAAAGAATCTGAAGTCGGCCTGGTGATCGAAGAAGCCGCCAACCTCAAGGTCAAGCCTCAGGTGGGCCTGCGGGTGCGCCTGTCTTCCCTGGCGTCGAGCAAGTGGGCGGACACCGGCGGCGAGAAATCCAAATTCGGTCTGTCGGCGGCGCAATTGTTGTCGGTGGTCGAGCGCTTCCGCGCGGCGGGCCTGGACCAGGGCATCCGCCTGCTGCACTTCCACATGGGTTCGCAGATCGCCAACCTGGCCGACTACCAGCACGGGTTCAAGGAAGCCATTCGTTACTACGGCGAACTGCGCAACCTCGGCCTGCCGGTAGACCACATCGACGTGGGCGGCGGCCTGGGCGTGGACTACGACGGTACCCACTCGCGTAACGCCAGCTCGATCAACTACGACATGGACGACTACGCCGGCGTGGTCGTGGGCATGCTCAAGGAATTCTGCGACGCGCAGAGCCTGCCGCACCCGAACATCTTCTCCGAGAGCGGCCGTTCCCTGACCGCCCACCACGCCATGCTGGTGGTGCAAGTCACCGACGTCGAGAAACACAACGACGACGTGCCGTTGATCGAAAACAAGGAAAGCCTGCCGGAAACCGTGCAATGGCTGGTGGACCTGCTGGGCCCGACCGACATTGAAATGGTCACCGAAACCTACTGGCGCGCCACTCACTACATGAGCGACGTGGCAACCCAGTACGCCGACGGCAAGATCACCCTGGCCGAGAAGGCCCTGGCTGAACAATGCTACTTCGCCGTCTGCCGCCGCCTGCACGACTCGCTGAAAGCCCGCCAGCGTTCCCACCGCCAGGTGCTGGACGAACTCAACGACAAGCTGGCCGACAAGTACATCTGCAACTTCTCGGTCTTCCAGAGCCTGCCGGACACCTGGGCCATCGGCCAGGTGCTGCCGATATTGCCGCTGCATCGCCTCGACGAAGAACCGCTGCGCCGTGCGGTGCTGCAGGATTTGACCTGCGACTCCGACGGCAAGATCAAGCAGTACGTGGATGAGCAAAGCATCGAGACCAGCTTGCCGGTGCACGCTGTGAAAGAAGGCGAGGACTACCTGCTGGGGATCTTCCTGGTGGGTGCCTACCAGGAAATTCTCGGCGACATGCACAACCTGTTCGGTGACACCGACTCGGTGAACATCTACCAGCGTGACGACGGTTCGGTGTACAGCGCCGGGATCGAGACCCACGACACCATCGAAGACATGCTGCGTTACGTGCACTTGTCGCCAGAGGAGTTGATGACTCACTACCGTGACAAGTGCGCCAGCGCGAAGATCACGGCGGCGGAGCGGACTCAGTTCCTGGATGCGTTGCGTCTTGGTTTGACGCGTTCGTCGTACCTGTCTTCGTAA